A window from Thermosipho africanus Ob7 encodes these proteins:
- a CDS encoding ornithine carbamoyltransferase — translation MSTFFRGRHFITTQDFTNEEIELMLDLARDLKIKFSHGEPTPYLLYKTLFLIFFDESTRTRNSMQAGIAQLGGTGIFLTPDKMQIAHGEVAKDTGIILSRFGDGIGIRYCKFGEGNKYLNEIAKHSKAPVMNLQDDVYHPFQVMADLMTIQERFGKNLRGLKVGISWAYAESHLKPLSVPQSQILLFTRFGMDVTLAYPEGFDLMPDIVEQAKKNAEMYGGKLEISHKMEDAFVDADIVIPKNWGGFFVSDNPDEIRAEQAKHKNWICTEELMKLTKKHSIYMHALPADRGKEVVDSVIDGPHSVVYDEAENRLHTAKAVMTLLMGGRF, via the coding sequence ATGTCCACATTTTTTAGAGGAAGGCATTTTATAACCACACAAGATTTTACAAATGAAGAAATTGAACTCATGCTAGATCTTGCAAGAGATCTAAAAATTAAGTTCAGCCATGGAGAACCAACTCCATACCTTTTGTACAAAACATTGTTTTTAATATTCTTTGATGAAAGCACAAGAACAAGAAATAGTATGCAAGCTGGTATTGCTCAATTAGGTGGTACTGGAATTTTCTTAACACCAGATAAAATGCAAATTGCCCATGGTGAAGTTGCAAAAGATACTGGAATAATTCTTTCAAGATTCGGTGATGGAATAGGAATTAGATACTGTAAATTTGGTGAAGGAAACAAATATTTAAATGAAATAGCAAAACATTCAAAAGCTCCAGTCATGAATTTACAGGATGATGTTTACCATCCTTTCCAGGTAATGGCTGACCTTATGACAATTCAAGAAAGGTTTGGCAAAAATTTAAGAGGATTAAAAGTAGGTATTAGTTGGGCATATGCTGAAAGCCATTTAAAACCTTTATCCGTCCCTCAATCTCAAATATTGTTATTTACTAGGTTTGGTATGGATGTAACTTTGGCTTATCCCGAAGGATTCGATCTCATGCCTGACATTGTTGAACAGGCAAAGAAAAATGCGGAAATGTATGGTGGAAAATTAGAAATATCTCATAAAATGGAAGATGCCTTTGTTGATGCTGATATTGTTATTCCTAAAAACTGGGGAGGATTCTTTGTATCAGATAATCCTGATGAAATAAGAGCAGAGCAAGCAAAACATAAAAATTGGATATGTACTGAAGAATTAATGAAACTTACCAAAAAACATTCAATCTACATGCATGCTCTTCCAGCAGACAGAGGAAAGGAAGTTGTTGATAGTGTTATAGACGGCCCACATTCCGTTGTTTACGATGAAGCAGAAAATAGGCTCCATACAGCAAAAGCGGTAATGACTTTACTCATGGGAGGAAGATTTTAG
- a CDS encoding thiamine pyrophosphate-dependent enzyme produces the protein MRKVLYKMPESLTGKEFTYCPGCHHGIIHRLIAEVIDELGIREKTLVVSPIGCSVFAYQFFNMDGTIAPHGRAPAVATGMKRARPDLYVFTYQGDGDLAAIGTAEIMHAANRGEKITTIFVNNAIYGMTGGQMAPTTLLGMKSTTTPYGRKAENDGYPMHMCEFLKEARGVAYLARTKVNTPQDVEKTKKAIKKAFLAQVKGIGFGMVEVLSTCPTNWGIDPVSANKWLEENMIPEYPLGVFVDKVGDEK, from the coding sequence ATGAGAAAAGTTTTATATAAAATGCCTGAATCATTAACTGGAAAGGAATTTACATATTGTCCTGGATGTCATCATGGAATTATTCATAGATTAATAGCAGAAGTTATCGATGAACTTGGAATTAGGGAAAAAACATTGGTTGTATCTCCAATAGGTTGTTCTGTTTTTGCGTACCAATTTTTTAACATGGATGGAACAATAGCACCACACGGTAGAGCTCCGGCAGTTGCTACAGGTATGAAAAGAGCAAGACCAGATTTATATGTATTTACATATCAAGGTGACGGAGACTTGGCAGCAATTGGTACAGCAGAGATTATGCATGCTGCAAATAGAGGAGAAAAGATTACTACAATTTTTGTTAATAACGCAATTTATGGAATGACTGGTGGTCAAATGGCTCCAACAACGCTTTTAGGTATGAAGTCAACAACAACACCATATGGAAGAAAAGCAGAAAATGATGGTTATCCAATGCATATGTGCGAATTCTTAAAAGAAGCAAGGGGAGTAGCATATCTTGCAAGAACAAAGGTAAATACACCTCAAGACGTAGAAAAAACTAAAAAGGCAATCAAAAAAGCATTTTTAGCACAGGTAAAGGGAATAGGATTTGGAATGGTTGAAGTATTATCAACATGCCCAACAAACTGGGGAATTGATCCTGTATCTGCAAATAAATGGCTTGAAGAAAACATGATTCCTGAATATCCATTGGGTGTATTTGTGGATAAGGTTGGTGATGAGAAATGA
- a CDS encoding 3-methyl-2-oxobutanoate dehydrogenase subunit VorB — MAKVMVKGTEAIGEAAIRAGCRHFFGYPITPQSELPEYMSKRLPEVGGVFLQTESEVATVNMLYGAACTGKRVMTSTSSPGFSLMMEGVSYMACAKLPAVFVNVVRGGPGLGDIQPAQGDYWQATKGGGHGDYRLIVLAPSTVQEAVDLTVLAFDLSDKYRTPALILADGMLGQMMEPVEFPEFRDLSTLPDHSDWALTGAKGREPHIVTSFDIDPYNLEKMNLELVEIYKEIEKNEVRWEEYRTEDADIVITAFGTVARIAKSVVDMAREDGLKVGLFRPITVWPYPYEPLEKLADKVEMFFDVEMNMGQMLEDVKLAVKGKKPIKFYSRMGGVVPTPNEIYDALKKEIGR, encoded by the coding sequence ATGGCAAAAGTAATGGTTAAAGGAACGGAAGCAATTGGCGAAGCCGCTATAAGAGCAGGTTGTAGACATTTCTTTGGATATCCTATAACTCCTCAGAGTGAGCTTCCAGAATATATGTCAAAGAGATTGCCAGAAGTTGGAGGAGTTTTTTTACAAACTGAAAGTGAAGTTGCAACTGTTAATATGTTATACGGTGCAGCATGTACTGGTAAAAGGGTTATGACATCTACTTCATCCCCAGGTTTCAGTTTGATGATGGAAGGCGTTTCCTATATGGCATGTGCAAAACTTCCAGCAGTATTTGTAAATGTTGTACGTGGTGGACCTGGACTTGGTGATATTCAACCAGCACAAGGGGATTATTGGCAAGCAACAAAAGGTGGTGGACATGGAGATTATAGATTAATTGTACTTGCACCATCAACTGTTCAGGAAGCAGTTGACCTTACAGTTCTAGCATTCGACTTGTCTGACAAATATAGAACACCTGCTCTTATTCTTGCAGATGGTATGTTGGGACAGATGATGGAACCAGTTGAATTCCCAGAATTTAGAGATCTTTCTACTTTACCTGATCATAGTGATTGGGCATTAACAGGTGCAAAGGGAAGAGAGCCTCATATAGTTACTTCATTTGATATAGATCCTTACAATCTTGAGAAAATGAACTTGGAATTAGTTGAAATATACAAAGAAATTGAAAAGAATGAAGTGAGATGGGAAGAGTATAGAACTGAAGATGCAGACATTGTAATAACAGCATTTGGAACCGTAGCAAGAATTGCAAAGAGTGTTGTTGACATGGCAAGGGAAGATGGACTAAAAGTAGGTTTATTTAGACCAATTACAGTATGGCCATATCCATATGAGCCACTTGAAAAACTAGCAGATAAGGTAGAAATGTTCTTTGACGTAGAAATGAATATGGGACAAATGCTTGAGGATGTAAAACTAGCTGTAAAAGGTAAAAAGCCAATTAAGTTCTATTCAAGAATGGGTGGAGTAGTTCCAACACCTAATGAGATTTACGATGCATTGAAAAAGGAAATTGGGAGGTGA
- a CDS encoding YgeY family selenium metabolism-linked hydrolase, with product MNKALELAYKYKNEIVKFMSKLIKAKSYSGQEKEVVHVIKEEMEKVGFDEIKIDGLGNIIGKIGNGKYKIAMDAHIDTVDVGNEKLWEKDPFSGDFDEKWVYGRGASDQKAGMCSMVYGAKILKELGLFDDFTLYITGTVMEEDCDGLCWRYIVEKEHLKPDFVVITEPTSLNIYRGHRGRIEFRIRTTGLSAHASAPERGVNAIYKMAKIINEIEKLNDRLKSDSFLGKGTIVVSQIFFKSPSHNAVPDECEIQIDRRITEGETKETVFAEIKDVFKRAGIKDAEIIELEYKKPSYTGEIFPTEKYFPVWTFPEDSFIVQAAKKNYIDVFGKEPFIDKWTFSTNGTVTAGVYEIPTVGFGPGEERFAHAPNEKVEIEHLVKAAAFYATFPKTIVELLKTRRG from the coding sequence ATGAATAAAGCATTAGAGCTTGCTTATAAATACAAAAATGAAATCGTTAAGTTCATGAGCAAACTCATAAAAGCAAAAAGCTATTCTGGACAAGAAAAAGAAGTTGTTCATGTAATAAAAGAGGAAATGGAAAAAGTAGGTTTTGATGAAATTAAAATTGATGGATTAGGAAACATTATTGGAAAGATTGGAAATGGAAAATACAAAATTGCAATGGATGCACACATTGATACCGTAGACGTAGGAAATGAAAAACTCTGGGAAAAAGACCCTTTCAGCGGAGATTTTGATGAAAAATGGGTGTATGGCCGAGGGGCTTCCGATCAAAAAGCCGGAATGTGCTCTATGGTGTATGGTGCAAAAATTTTAAAAGAACTGGGACTTTTTGATGATTTTACACTTTACATAACCGGTACAGTAATGGAAGAAGATTGCGATGGACTTTGCTGGAGATATATTGTAGAAAAAGAACATCTAAAACCTGATTTTGTTGTAATTACTGAACCTACATCGTTAAATATATACAGAGGTCATAGAGGAAGAATCGAATTTAGAATTAGAACTACAGGACTGTCGGCCCATGCAAGCGCACCTGAAAGAGGTGTCAATGCTATTTATAAAATGGCAAAAATAATAAATGAAATTGAAAAATTAAATGACCGTTTAAAAAGCGATTCTTTCCTTGGAAAAGGCACAATTGTTGTTTCTCAAATTTTCTTTAAATCCCCTTCTCATAACGCTGTTCCAGACGAGTGCGAAATACAAATTGATAGAAGAATAACTGAAGGTGAAACAAAAGAAACAGTCTTTGCAGAAATAAAAGATGTATTTAAAAGAGCCGGTATAAAAGATGCTGAAATTATTGAACTTGAATACAAAAAGCCATCCTATACAGGTGAAATTTTTCCAACCGAAAAATACTTCCCTGTTTGGACTTTCCCAGAAGATAGTTTCATAGTGCAAGCAGCAAAAAAGAATTACATCGATGTTTTTGGAAAAGAACCTTTCATAGATAAATGGACATTTTCAACAAATGGTACTGTAACAGCCGGAGTATATGAAATACCAACTGTTGGTTTTGGTCCTGGAGAAGAAAGGTTTGCACATGCACCAAATGAAAAAGTAGAAATAGAACATCTTGTAAAAGCTGCTGCATTCTATGCAACTTTTCCAAAGACAATTGTTGAACTTTTAAAAACAAGGAGGGGTTAA
- a CDS encoding PLP-dependent aminotransferase family protein — protein sequence MDYSSKYSKLGNSLRSSLIRELLKYASVEGAISFGGGVPDPETFPRHELSKIASEVIENEYGYVLQYSTTEGDPELAKQMLRLLEKLFGISGLDESNIMFTTGSQQALELAGKVFLDEESIAIVENPFYLGAASAFRMRFANFVSVPIEDDGMNVDVLEKKLKELDEKGQIKKVKFIYVIPNFHNPAGATLSLEKRKRIIELAEKYDLLILEDDPYGLLRFEGEHLPSLFKLAGKERVILLNTFSKILAPGLRIGAVIGEKELVRKFVLAKQGTDLCSPALTQRIAARYLERYDLIEQITPTLKLYKSKRDTMMKAFEENFSEINGIKWIYPSGGLFTWVTLPEGFDTLEMFEIAKKRLVFYIPGQAFTPDDSVSSSMRLSFCLPPHEKIIEGVKRLKDVIVEYGKSKGLI from the coding sequence ATGGATTATAGTTCAAAGTATTCGAAATTAGGCAACAGCCTTCGATCCTCCTTGATAAGAGAACTCTTAAAGTACGCAAGTGTTGAAGGAGCTATTTCCTTTGGAGGTGGAGTTCCAGACCCAGAAACCTTTCCAAGACATGAACTTTCCAAAATTGCATCCGAAGTTATAGAAAATGAATATGGCTACGTGCTTCAATATAGTACAACCGAAGGTGATCCAGAACTTGCAAAGCAAATGTTGAGATTGTTGGAAAAATTATTTGGAATTAGTGGACTTGATGAATCAAATATTATGTTTACAACTGGTTCACAGCAGGCACTTGAGCTTGCTGGAAAGGTATTTTTAGATGAAGAAAGCATAGCTATTGTTGAAAATCCATTTTATCTTGGAGCTGCAAGTGCATTTAGAATGAGATTTGCAAATTTTGTTTCGGTACCTATTGAAGATGATGGAATGAATGTAGATGTTTTAGAAAAGAAATTAAAAGAACTCGATGAGAAAGGGCAAATAAAGAAAGTAAAGTTTATTTATGTAATTCCAAACTTCCACAACCCCGCTGGTGCAACACTTTCATTGGAAAAGAGAAAGAGAATAATAGAACTTGCTGAAAAATATGACTTGTTAATATTAGAAGACGATCCATATGGATTGCTCAGATTTGAGGGAGAGCATCTTCCATCATTATTTAAACTTGCAGGAAAAGAAAGAGTTATTCTTCTTAATACTTTTAGTAAGATACTTGCTCCTGGGCTTAGAATAGGTGCAGTTATTGGTGAAAAAGAGCTAGTTAGAAAATTTGTTCTTGCAAAACAAGGTACAGATTTGTGTAGCCCAGCTTTAACACAAAGAATTGCAGCAAGATACCTTGAAAGATACGATTTGATTGAACAAATTACACCAACACTAAAGCTTTATAAATCAAAGAGAGATACAATGATGAAGGCATTTGAAGAAAACTTTTCAGAGATTAATGGTATTAAATGGATTTATCCATCAGGTGGTTTGTTTACTTGGGTTACCTTGCCTGAAGGTTTTGATACTCTTGAAATGTTTGAAATTGCAAAGAAAAGATTAGTATTTTATATCCCTGGTCAAGCATTTACTCCAGATGACAGCGTTTCAAGTTCAATGAGGCTTTCATTCTGTTTACCACCGCATGAAAAGATAATAGAGGGTGTTAAAAGATTAAAAGATGTAATTGTTGAGTATGGAAAGAGTAAGGGGTTGATATAG
- a CDS encoding phosphate butyryltransferase yields the protein MKKLNEILEKAKKYGPKTVAVAASEDEVVLKAIDKAKKEGIINAILVGDVEKTKKLANENNIDLSEYNLVDAKDYNDAAEKAVKLVVEKQADFVMKGKIKTGDLMRVVLKEEYGLRTGKTLSLVSIFETPLYHKLLVVSDAGMTIAPTLEQKVDLINNAVFVAKKAVGVETPKVAILGAVEIVNPKMPATIEAAILSQMNKRGQIKGCIVDGPFALDNAVSKEAAEHKGIVSDVAGDADVLIMPDIEAGNIFYKSMVFLGGAKVASAIVGAKVPVALTSRADSDETKLLSLALTTLLAGDLNV from the coding sequence ATGAAAAAATTAAATGAAATTTTAGAAAAAGCTAAAAAGTATGGACCAAAAACCGTTGCGGTTGCAGCAAGTGAAGACGAAGTTGTTCTTAAAGCAATTGATAAAGCAAAAAAAGAAGGAATAATAAATGCAATACTCGTTGGTGATGTAGAAAAGACTAAAAAGTTAGCAAATGAAAACAATATAGACTTAAGCGAATATAACCTGGTGGATGCAAAGGATTACAATGATGCTGCAGAAAAAGCTGTAAAATTAGTTGTAGAAAAACAGGCAGATTTTGTAATGAAGGGAAAGATCAAAACTGGAGATTTGATGAGAGTTGTTTTAAAAGAGGAATATGGTCTTAGAACCGGGAAAACATTGTCCTTAGTTAGTATTTTTGAAACTCCTTTGTATCATAAACTTTTGGTCGTTTCTGATGCAGGAATGACAATTGCTCCAACTTTAGAACAGAAAGTTGACCTTATAAATAATGCAGTTTTTGTGGCAAAGAAAGCAGTTGGTGTTGAAACTCCTAAGGTTGCTATCTTAGGTGCTGTTGAAATAGTCAATCCAAAAATGCCAGCAACAATTGAAGCAGCTATTCTTTCGCAAATGAATAAGAGAGGACAAATCAAAGGTTGTATTGTAGATGGACCTTTTGCTTTGGATAATGCAGTTTCAAAGGAAGCAGCAGAGCATAAAGGAATTGTAAGTGATGTTGCTGGTGATGCAGATGTTTTAATCATGCCAGATATAGAAGCAGGAAATATTTTCTATAAATCAATGGTATTTTTGGGTGGAGCAAAGGTTGCATCTGCAATAGTTGGAGCAAAAGTTCCAGTTGCATTAACTTCAAGAGCAGATTCCGATGAAACAAAGTTACTTTCCCTTGCTCTTACAACCCTTTTGGCAGGTGATCTTAATGTATAG
- a CDS encoding 4Fe-4S dicluster domain-containing protein yields MPKVKGYIEIDQERCKGCGLCINACPMKVIEFSDSFNSKGYHPAEPKHLEKCIACGFCYRMCPDVCITVYREE; encoded by the coding sequence ATGCCTAAGGTAAAAGGATATATTGAAATCGATCAGGAAAGATGTAAAGGTTGCGGATTATGTATTAATGCTTGTCCAATGAAAGTTATAGAATTTTCTGATTCTTTCAATTCAAAAGGTTATCATCCTGCCGAACCAAAACATTTAGAAAAATGTATCGCTTGTGGATTTTGTTATAGAATGTGCCCTGATGTTTGTATAACAGTATATAGGGAAGAGTGA
- the buk gene encoding butyrate kinase: MYRILVINPGSTSTKLAIFEDEKQVASKTLRHTPEELSQFKRLIDQYEFRVNVIEDFLKTLGFEYKDFNAVVGRGGLVRPIPSGTYLVDELMVEELKQAKYGEHASNLGAVIAFEISNKYNIPAYIVDPVVVDEMDKIAKISGHPMFERKSIFHALNQKAVARRAAEELGKKYEETNLIVVHMGGGISIGAHRNGKVIDVNNALDGDGPFTPERSGTLPLTQLIDLCYSGKYDYDFIKKRIKGKGGLVAYLGTNDAMKVQEMISNGDKKAELVYKAMAYQIAKWIGKMAAVLKGEVDAIVLTGGLAYDENYMVKWLKEYTSFIAKVIVYPGGDEEKALAMGALRVLRGEEKARSYKEEVQMRG, from the coding sequence ATGTATAGAATATTAGTTATAAATCCAGGTTCAACCAGTACAAAATTAGCAATTTTTGAAGATGAAAAACAAGTTGCTTCCAAAACCTTAAGACATACCCCTGAGGAACTTTCACAATTTAAAAGATTAATAGATCAATATGAATTTAGGGTGAATGTGATTGAAGATTTTTTAAAAACACTTGGATTTGAATACAAAGACTTTAATGCAGTTGTTGGTCGTGGAGGTCTTGTAAGACCTATTCCAAGTGGAACTTATTTAGTTGATGAGTTGATGGTTGAGGAATTAAAACAAGCAAAATATGGGGAACATGCATCAAATCTTGGAGCAGTAATAGCTTTTGAAATTTCAAATAAATATAATATTCCTGCATATATTGTTGATCCAGTTGTTGTGGACGAAATGGATAAGATTGCGAAAATTTCCGGGCATCCAATGTTTGAAAGAAAATCAATTTTCCATGCTTTAAATCAAAAAGCTGTTGCAAGAAGAGCAGCCGAAGAGCTTGGGAAAAAATATGAAGAAACAAACCTTATTGTTGTTCATATGGGTGGAGGTATTTCAATAGGTGCTCACAGAAATGGAAAAGTTATTGATGTAAACAATGCACTCGATGGTGATGGACCATTTACTCCTGAAAGAAGTGGTACACTTCCACTAACTCAATTGATTGATTTGTGTTATTCAGGAAAGTACGATTATGATTTTATAAAAAAGAGAATAAAAGGAAAAGGTGGACTTGTGGCATACCTTGGTACCAATGATGCAATGAAGGTACAGGAAATGATATCAAATGGCGATAAAAAGGCAGAACTTGTTTACAAAGCAATGGCATATCAAATTGCAAAATGGATTGGAAAAATGGCAGCAGTCTTAAAAGGAGAAGTTGATGCAATAGTTTTGACTGGTGGACTTGCATACGATGAAAATTACATGGTCAAATGGTTAAAAGAATATACTAGCTTTATTGCTAAAGTAATTGTTTACCCAGGTGGAGATGAAGAAAAAGCGCTTGCAATGGGTGCACTTAGGGTTTTAAGGGGAGAAGAAAAAGCAAGGAGCTATAAGGAAGAGGTGCAAATGCGTGGCTAA
- the buk gene encoding butyrate kinase, giving the protein MVLILVINPGSTSTKVAIFEDDVKKVQETLRHDVEELERFNDLMEQEDFRKEAILKFVESNGYKLEDFDAIACRGGILPPLESGTYIVNEEMVDYLKNKTRVKHASNLAAVIGYSLSGGKIPVYITDPVSVDEMIDEARLSGIPEIERLSLAHALNIKAVAREVANQLGKRYEELNMVVAHLGGGISVTAHEKGRMIDVNNANDEGPFSPERTGELPVGDVAKLCFSGKYTKEELKKMFIGKGGVVAYLGTNDVKKVMEEGTEEEKFIIDAMVYQIAKEIGGMCAVLKGKVDAIVITGGIANNVEVVEKIKSYVFKFAPVFSVPGEFEMEALAKGALRVLKGEEEAKIWGEKK; this is encoded by the coding sequence ATAGTGTTGATTTTAGTTATTAACCCTGGCTCTACAAGTACGAAGGTAGCAATTTTTGAAGATGATGTAAAAAAAGTTCAGGAGACTTTGAGACATGATGTAGAAGAACTTGAGAGGTTCAATGATCTGATGGAACAAGAAGATTTTAGAAAAGAAGCAATTTTAAAATTTGTGGAATCTAATGGCTACAAATTAGAAGATTTTGATGCAATAGCATGTAGAGGCGGAATTTTACCACCACTTGAAAGTGGAACATACATAGTAAATGAAGAAATGGTTGATTATTTAAAAAATAAAACCAGGGTAAAACATGCATCTAATCTTGCAGCTGTAATTGGATACTCGTTATCTGGTGGAAAGATTCCTGTTTATATAACTGACCCAGTTTCAGTTGATGAAATGATTGATGAAGCTAGACTGTCTGGGATTCCTGAGATAGAAAGACTTAGTCTTGCACATGCGTTGAATATAAAGGCAGTAGCAAGAGAAGTTGCGAATCAACTAGGAAAAAGATATGAAGAATTAAATATGGTTGTAGCTCATCTTGGTGGAGGAATATCCGTAACAGCTCATGAAAAGGGTAGAATGATAGATGTAAATAATGCAAATGATGAAGGTCCATTTAGTCCAGAAAGAACAGGAGAACTTCCAGTTGGTGATGTGGCAAAATTATGCTTTTCAGGAAAATATACAAAAGAAGAGTTAAAAAAGATGTTTATAGGAAAGGGTGGAGTTGTAGCTTATCTGGGAACAAATGATGTAAAAAAGGTCATGGAAGAAGGGACTGAAGAAGAAAAATTCATTATAGATGCAATGGTATACCAAATTGCAAAAGAAATCGGTGGAATGTGTGCAGTTTTAAAAGGAAAAGTTGATGCAATTGTCATAACAGGTGGAATTGCAAATAATGTAGAAGTTGTGGAAAAGATAAAATCTTATGTATTTAAATTTGCTCCTGTCTTTTCTGTACCCGGAGAATTTGAAATGGAAGCTTTAGCAAAGGGAGCTTTAAGAGTTTTAAAAGGTGAGGAAGAGGCAAAGATATGGGGTGAGAAAAAATGA
- a CDS encoding pyridoxal-phosphate-dependent aminotransferase family protein: MIKKNYLLAPGPTPVPSEILLEGARETIHHRTPQFVKILEETLNELKYLFQTEHRVYTLLSSGTGALEAAVTNLLNPGDKAIIVEAGKFGERWREIAERFNVNVVSIKLEWGEAVTPEQIKEAIEKHPDAKAVFTTYSETSTGTVIDLEGIAKVTRDTDVVLVTDAVSALLAEPLKMDEWGVDVVVSGSQKGVMLPPGLAFIALNDKAWKLVENCKNSNYYFNLKAYAKKYPDNPWTPGVNLIYMLRKAIQMVKEEGIENVWERHRILADATRAAVKAMGLELFSKRPGNVATAVKVPEGVDGNKLTKIMRDKYGVTIAGGQEHVKGKIFRISTLGYLSIFDTIVGISALEFVLNELGYKVEFGTGVKAAQEVLFKEVNK, from the coding sequence ATGATCAAAAAGAATTATCTTTTGGCTCCTGGGCCAACTCCAGTCCCATCTGAGATTTTACTAGAAGGCGCTCGTGAAACCATTCACCACAGAACTCCACAATTTGTAAAAATATTAGAAGAAACTTTGAATGAGTTAAAATATCTCTTTCAAACAGAACATAGAGTTTACACACTCCTTTCTTCTGGAACCGGTGCTTTAGAAGCTGCTGTAACAAACCTTTTAAACCCTGGAGATAAAGCAATTATTGTCGAAGCAGGTAAATTTGGAGAAAGATGGAGAGAAATTGCAGAAAGATTTAATGTAAACGTTGTATCCATTAAATTAGAATGGGGAGAAGCTGTTACACCAGAACAAATTAAAGAAGCTATTGAAAAACATCCAGATGCAAAAGCTGTATTTACAACATATAGTGAAACATCAACTGGTACAGTTATTGATCTTGAAGGTATCGCAAAAGTTACAAGAGATACAGATGTAGTTCTCGTAACTGATGCTGTTAGTGCACTTCTTGCAGAACCATTAAAGATGGACGAATGGGGAGTAGACGTTGTTGTAAGTGGTTCTCAAAAAGGCGTTATGCTCCCTCCAGGCCTTGCATTTATTGCATTAAATGATAAGGCATGGAAATTAGTAGAAAATTGCAAAAATTCTAATTACTACTTTAACCTCAAAGCATACGCAAAAAAATATCCAGACAATCCATGGACTCCAGGTGTTAACTTAATATACATGTTAAGAAAAGCAATTCAAATGGTTAAAGAAGAAGGAATCGAAAATGTTTGGGAAAGACACAGAATACTTGCAGACGCAACAAGAGCTGCAGTAAAAGCTATGGGGTTAGAACTCTTCTCCAAACGCCCAGGAAACGTTGCTACTGCAGTCAAAGTTCCTGAAGGTGTAGATGGAAATAAATTAACAAAAATAATGAGAGATAAATATGGTGTAACAATTGCAGGTGGGCAAGAACACGTAAAAGGTAAAATCTTTAGAATTTCAACGCTCGGATATTTGAGCATTTTTGACACAATTGTTGGTATCTCTGCACTTGAGTTTGTTTTGAATGAACTTGGATACAAAGTAGAATTTGGTACAGGAGTCAAGGCAGCTCAAGAGGTTCTCTTCAAGGAGGTAAACAAATAA
- a CDS encoding hydroxyacid dehydrogenase, producing MRIHVNDPLDKSAMERLKNSGYNVTSEHLEKEELIKEIPNIDVLVVRSATKVTADIIEAGKNLKIIARAGTGLDNVDVEKAKEKGIKVINTPGANGISVAELAIGLMISCARHIAKGTIDLKNGEWTKKQLKGHELYKRTVGIIGFGNIGREVAKRLLAFDMRVLAYDPFVKETDMNVEIVDLDTIFKESDFITIHVPLTNETKHLVSKDAFEKMKDGVILINAARGGVVDEEALYNALISGKVYAAGLDVFEVEPPTDELRKKLLELPNVVATPHIGASTVEAQLRVGQIIVDKILEEVKKL from the coding sequence ATGAGAATACATGTAAATGATCCTCTTGACAAGAGTGCCATGGAAAGGCTCAAGAACTCTGGATACAACGTAACTTCAGAGCACCTTGAAAAAGAAGAGCTAATAAAGGAAATTCCAAATATAGACGTATTAGTTGTAAGAAGTGCAACAAAAGTAACTGCTGACATCATTGAAGCTGGAAAAAATTTAAAAATAATTGCAAGGGCAGGAACTGGACTTGACAACGTTGATGTTGAAAAGGCAAAAGAAAAAGGTATTAAGGTTATAAACACTCCCGGAGCAAATGGAATTTCTGTTGCAGAACTTGCAATTGGGTTAATGATTTCCTGTGCAAGGCATATTGCAAAAGGAACGATTGATCTAAAAAATGGTGAGTGGACAAAAAAACAACTAAAAGGTCACGAACTCTATAAAAGAACAGTTGGAATTATTGGCTTTGGAAACATTGGAAGAGAAGTTGCAAAAAGATTACTTGCTTTTGACATGAGAGTACTTGCATATGATCCTTTTGTTAAAGAAACAGATATGAATGTTGAAATAGTTGATCTTGACACAATATTCAAAGAATCAGATTTTATTACAATTCACGTTCCTCTAACAAATGAAACAAAGCATCTAGTATCAAAAGATGCATTTGAAAAGATGAAAGATGGAGTCATATTAATCAATGCCGCACGCGGCGGAGTAGTTGATGAAGAAGCACTTTACAACGCTCTTATCTCTGGAAAAGTCTATGCAGCTGGTCTTGATGTATTTGAAGTTGAACCTCCAACAGATGAACTAAGAAAAAAACTTCTTGAACTTCCAAATGTTGTTGCAACACCCCACATTGGAGCTTCAACAGTTGAAGCACAATTGAGAGTTGGACAAATAATAGTTGATAAGATCCTTGAAGAAGTTAAAAAGTTGTAA